The proteins below are encoded in one region of Ephemeroptericola cinctiostellae:
- a CDS encoding ABC transporter ATP-binding protein — MTQENIVLSVKGVNKSFGGLKALSEVGLQVKKNTVYGLIGPNGAGKTTFFNVITGLYEPDSGEFILNGVHYQPTAVHEVAKAGIARTFQNIRLFGNMTALENVMVGRHVRTKGGVLGSIFNTKAVREEETQIKERAQALLDYVGIGEYHDYTARNMAYGLQRRLEIARALATDPKLLALDEPAAGMNSTEKLDLTKLLKKISADGVTILIIEHDVKLIMELCDEMTVLDYGKILAQGKPEDVRKNKDVIEAYLGGGH, encoded by the coding sequence ATGACACAAGAAAATATCGTGCTCTCAGTCAAGGGCGTTAATAAAAGCTTCGGTGGCTTGAAGGCATTGTCCGAAGTGGGTTTGCAAGTTAAAAAGAACACCGTGTACGGTTTGATTGGTCCGAATGGGGCGGGTAAAACCACATTCTTCAACGTGATTACGGGTTTGTATGAACCTGACTCTGGCGAGTTCATTCTCAACGGCGTGCATTATCAACCCACCGCAGTGCATGAAGTGGCGAAAGCCGGCATTGCCCGTACTTTCCAGAACATTCGTTTATTTGGCAACATGACTGCATTGGAAAATGTAATGGTGGGTCGTCATGTGCGCACAAAAGGCGGCGTATTGGGTTCGATTTTCAATACAAAAGCGGTGCGCGAGGAAGAGACACAAATTAAAGAGCGCGCGCAAGCCTTGCTCGACTATGTGGGCATTGGTGAATACCATGACTACACAGCGCGCAATATGGCGTATGGTTTGCAACGTCGTTTGGAAATTGCCCGTGCACTTGCGACGGATCCAAAATTATTGGCTTTGGATGAACCCGCTGCGGGCATGAACTCGACTGAGAAACTCGACCTGACCAAATTGCTGAAGAAAATCAGTGCTGATGGTGTGACCATTCTCATCATTGAGCATGATGTAAAATTGATTATGGAGTTGTGCGATGAAATGACCGTGTTGGATTACGGTAAAATTTTGGCACAAGGCAAACCCGAAGACGTCCGTAAAAATAAAGACGTGATTGAGGCGTACTTAGGTGGAGGACACTAA
- a CDS encoding ABC transporter permease subunit, protein MNKLLKKMDPKESMIGFLIALALLLAMPFIAKAVGGTTWVRIVDMTLLYIMLAMGLNIVVGFAGLLDLGYIAFYAVGAYMVALLSSSHLSDNFEWAKNAFPTGLHVPLWVIVPLGAALAALAGIMLGTPILKLRGDYLALVTLGFGEIIRIFMNNLGKNDFNLTNGPRGINRIDPVTVFGYPLDKTIEIGGYKLTKEFLYYYLFLILAAATVFVCYRLQKSRLGRAWMALREDDIAAKAMGINVRNIKLLAFSLGATFGGIAGGMFASFQGFVSPESFTYMESIVILAMVVLGGMGHIPGVVLGAVIMYFLPEFLRFTVEPMQKAMFGKVLLDTAILRQMLLGLAMILIMLYRPKGLWPTPTREDKKDVVSTDKTANTPA, encoded by the coding sequence ATGAATAAATTATTGAAAAAAATGGATCCTAAAGAGTCAATGATTGGATTCCTCATTGCTTTGGCTTTGTTGTTGGCGATGCCGTTCATCGCCAAGGCGGTGGGTGGCACGACATGGGTGCGCATTGTTGACATGACTTTGCTGTACATCATGTTGGCAATGGGTTTGAACATTGTGGTGGGGTTTGCCGGCTTGCTCGACTTGGGTTACATCGCATTTTATGCGGTGGGCGCATACATGGTCGCGTTGTTGTCATCATCACATTTGTCCGATAACTTTGAGTGGGCAAAAAATGCTTTCCCTACAGGTTTGCACGTGCCATTGTGGGTGATTGTGCCTTTGGGTGCCGCCCTGGCGGCATTGGCTGGGATCATGTTGGGTACGCCTATCCTGAAGTTGCGTGGTGATTACTTGGCATTGGTGACTTTGGGCTTTGGCGAAATCATCCGTATTTTCATGAACAACTTGGGCAAGAATGATTTCAACTTGACCAACGGTCCACGCGGTATCAATCGCATCGACCCTGTGACGGTGTTCGGTTATCCTTTGGACAAGACGATTGAAATCGGTGGCTACAAACTGACCAAAGAGTTTTTGTATTACTACTTGTTCTTGATTTTGGCTGCGGCAACAGTGTTTGTTTGCTATCGCTTGCAAAAATCTCGCTTGGGTCGTGCTTGGATGGCGTTGCGTGAGGATGACATTGCGGCTAAAGCAATGGGCATTAACGTGCGTAACATTAAATTGTTGGCTTTCTCTTTGGGCGCAACGTTTGGCGGCATCGCAGGTGGTATGTTTGCTTCTTTCCAAGGTTTTGTGTCTCCCGAATCATTCACCTATATGGAATCCATTGTGATTCTTGCCATGGTGGTGTTGGGTGGGATGGGACACATTCCAGGTGTGGTTTTGGGCGCAGTCATCATGTATTTCTTACCCGAGTTTTTGCGCTTCACTGTTGAGCCGATGCAAAAAGCCATGTTTGGTAAAGTCTTGCTCGATACGGCGATTTTGCGTCAAATGTTGTTGGGCTTGGCGATGATTCTGATTATGCTTTACCGTCCAAAAGGCTTGTGGCCGACACCGACGCGTGAAGACAAAAAAGATGTCGTCAGCACCGATAAAACAGCAAATACACCAGCATAA
- a CDS encoding branched-chain amino acid ABC transporter permease, with protein sequence MLETLVQTLINGIVVGSIYAMVALGYTMVYGILGIINFAHGEVMMIGAMVAMTVATLLLKAGLPVLLVLILAAIAAMVVCMILSYTIEKVAYRPLRNAPKLAPLITAIGVSFLLQSIAQLVWGLEHFPFPELLPSKRIILFGDVGITMREIVIVIVSLIMMTGLLTLVNKTKLGRAMRATSENVGVTGLMGVNPNKVISATFMIGAALAAIAGILYAMNAGGKVHFFMGFMPGMKAFIAAVLGGIGNIPGAVVGGLALGLAEALGAGYISSEYQDVFAFVVLVVVLIFRPSGLLGQRTADRA encoded by the coding sequence ATGTTAGAAACGCTCGTGCAAACGTTAATCAACGGTATCGTCGTCGGCAGTATCTATGCGATGGTGGCGTTGGGTTATACCATGGTATATGGTATTTTAGGCATCATTAACTTTGCCCACGGTGAAGTGATGATGATTGGTGCGATGGTGGCAATGACCGTTGCGACCTTGTTATTAAAAGCAGGCTTGCCTGTCTTGCTGGTATTGATCTTGGCAGCAATTGCTGCAATGGTTGTGTGCATGATTTTAAGCTATACAATTGAAAAAGTGGCTTACCGTCCATTGCGCAATGCGCCAAAACTTGCACCGTTGATCACAGCGATTGGTGTGTCATTCTTGTTGCAATCCATCGCGCAATTGGTGTGGGGCTTGGAACATTTCCCATTCCCAGAGCTCTTGCCATCAAAGCGCATCATCTTGTTTGGTGATGTGGGCATCACAATGCGTGAGATTGTGATCGTGATTGTGTCCTTGATCATGATGACAGGCTTGTTGACCTTGGTGAATAAAACAAAACTGGGTCGTGCCATGCGTGCCACATCTGAAAATGTGGGCGTGACAGGTCTGATGGGCGTGAATCCAAATAAAGTCATCTCTGCGACGTTCATGATCGGTGCTGCGTTGGCTGCGATTGCGGGTATTTTGTATGCCATGAATGCAGGTGGTAAAGTTCACTTTTTCATGGGCTTTATGCCCGGTATGAAAGCTTTTATTGCTGCGGTATTGGGCGGCATCGGCAACATTCCAGGCGCTGTGGTGGGTGGTTTAGCACTTGGCTTGGCTGAGGCGCTTGGAGCCGGTTACATCAGCAGCGAGTACCAAGACGTGTTTGCATTTGTCGTTTTGGTTGTGGTCTTAATTTTCCGTCCGTCTGGCCTTTTGGGTCAACGCACTGCTGACCGCGCATAA
- a CDS encoding branched-chain amino acid ABC transporter substrate-binding protein, translated as MQTKLFKLLPLMAAVTLAACSKPEEKKAAPAADAAKPAAAAAGDSIVVKIGSGAPKSGEIAHLGKDNENGAQLAVNEINAKGDLKIGGKKVTLELVGEDDAGDPKQGPVVAQKLVDAGAVAVVGHLNSGVSIPANKVYADAGMVQVSPSSTNPDYTLKGNKTPKGSVSSYRVVATDAKQGPSVAKFIMEKGAKNVVVLDDATQYGKGLADQVEKTLKDGKVNVVAREAATDKTTDFKAILTKVKAMNPDYIFWGGMDATAAPLVKQMKELGLKATLASADGACTEKLIELAGDAAEGVICSVAGFPLEKMAKGKEFVANYEKAFSGQKVQIYSPFAYDAVYAIVDAMKKADSADREAIAAAMPKVSIDGLIGKIEFEPTGDIKGGAITIYNIGAKKLNVATIIQ; from the coding sequence ATGCAAACAAAATTATTTAAGTTGTTACCCTTGATGGCTGCGGTTACTTTGGCGGCTTGTTCTAAACCTGAAGAGAAAAAAGCAGCTCCAGCAGCTGATGCAGCCAAACCAGCTGCGGCTGCAGCTGGCGACAGCATTGTTGTAAAAATTGGTAGCGGTGCACCCAAATCAGGTGAAATTGCTCACTTGGGTAAAGACAACGAAAACGGTGCTCAATTGGCAGTCAATGAAATCAACGCCAAGGGCGACTTGAAAATTGGCGGCAAAAAAGTCACTTTGGAATTGGTTGGCGAAGATGATGCTGGCGATCCAAAGCAAGGTCCCGTGGTTGCTCAAAAATTGGTTGATGCAGGTGCTGTGGCTGTCGTGGGTCACTTGAACTCAGGCGTGTCGATTCCAGCAAATAAAGTCTACGCTGATGCGGGTATGGTTCAAGTATCACCTTCTTCAACAAATCCTGATTACACACTCAAAGGCAACAAAACACCTAAAGGTTCTGTAAGTTCATACCGCGTTGTTGCGACCGATGCAAAACAAGGTCCATCGGTGGCGAAATTCATCATGGAAAAAGGCGCGAAAAACGTCGTGGTTTTGGATGATGCCACTCAATACGGTAAAGGTTTAGCCGATCAAGTTGAAAAAACTTTGAAAGACGGTAAAGTCAATGTGGTCGCACGTGAAGCGGCAACGGATAAAACAACTGACTTTAAAGCCATTTTGACTAAAGTTAAAGCCATGAACCCTGATTACATTTTCTGGGGCGGTATGGACGCAACGGCTGCACCATTGGTTAAACAAATGAAAGAACTGGGTTTAAAAGCCACTTTGGCTTCTGCTGATGGCGCGTGCACAGAAAAATTGATCGAATTGGCGGGTGATGCTGCTGAAGGCGTGATTTGCTCGGTTGCAGGCTTCCCATTGGAAAAAATGGCCAAAGGTAAAGAGTTTGTAGCCAACTACGAAAAAGCATTCTCAGGCCAAAAAGTTCAAATCTATTCTCCATTTGCTTATGACGCGGTTTACGCCATTGTTGACGCAATGAAAAAAGCGGATTCTGCGGATCGTGAAGCGATTGCTGCGGCAATGCCTAAAGTGTCTATTGATGGTTTGATTGGTAAAATCGAATTTGAACCCACAGGCGACATCAAAGGTGGCGCGATCACCATTTATAACATTGGTGCTAAAAAATTGAATGTTGCGACAATCATTCAGTAA
- a CDS encoding VTT domain-containing protein, translating into MNTLAQFFTFILHIDGQLQMLIQQYGVYIYVILFFVIFGETGFVILPFLPGDSLLFIAGAFSADGAMNPWLLSLLLIVAAVLGNTVNYWIGKRIGQNAYEGHSRWISQEALIKTHNFYEKHGGKALILARFLPLVRTFAPFVAGISEMSFAKFQKFNIIGAMLWVMLFLWGGFWFGRVPLIRDHLSTIALVGFLAALIPAALGFAWNMLRRTQKIKK; encoded by the coding sequence TTGAATACCTTGGCTCAATTTTTCACTTTCATACTGCACATCGATGGCCAGCTGCAAATGCTTATACAGCAGTATGGCGTTTATATTTATGTGATTTTGTTTTTTGTTATTTTTGGTGAGACTGGTTTTGTAATTTTGCCTTTTTTACCAGGCGACTCATTGTTATTCATTGCGGGGGCTTTTTCTGCTGATGGGGCTATGAACCCATGGCTTTTAAGCCTTTTATTGATTGTTGCGGCGGTTTTGGGTAACACCGTTAATTACTGGATTGGTAAACGCATTGGTCAGAATGCATATGAAGGTCACAGTCGATGGATCAGTCAAGAGGCCCTTATTAAAACCCATAACTTTTATGAAAAGCATGGTGGCAAAGCCTTGATTTTGGCTCGATTTTTGCCCTTGGTGCGTACTTTTGCACCCTTTGTTGCAGGAATTTCCGAAATGAGTTTTGCAAAATTTCAGAAATTCAACATCATCGGTGCAATGCTTTGGGTCATGTTGTTTCTTTGGGGCGGCTTTTGGTTTGGGCGAGTGCCTTTGATCCGCGATCACCTCTCAACGATTGCACTTGTTGGCTTTCTTGCCGCATTGATCCCAGCTGCTTTGGGTTTTGCATGGAATATGCTGCGACGCACTCAAAAAATAAAAAAATAA
- the xerD gene encoding site-specific tyrosine recombinase XerD — translation MVVIKKTVEENASEHADDALIDLFTSALWLADGLSKNTLMAYSRDVLLLSKCLREAGLSLLNAEQSDIEAYLASVFREGVIKKSTSSNRKIASFRRFYAWAQESNLIERDPCVQLLLGKMAARLPKSLSEAQIETLLHAPDDSLLGLRNRAMLELMYASGLRVTELVGMRMLDVSLTDGVLRITGKGNKTRLVPFGQEANEHLKSYLNQARASLLKGKTCDEVFVTARGSAMSRQMFWHVVKDCALKVGIPTSLISPHTLRHAFATHLLNHGADLRVVQLLLGHVDIGTTQIYTHVAQERLKLLHAEHHPRG, via the coding sequence ATGGTAGTAATAAAAAAAACAGTCGAAGAAAATGCCTCTGAGCATGCCGATGATGCATTGATTGATCTTTTCACAAGTGCGCTGTGGTTGGCCGATGGCTTGTCAAAAAACACGTTAATGGCCTATTCTCGAGATGTGCTGCTGCTGTCAAAGTGCTTACGTGAGGCGGGCTTGTCATTATTAAATGCAGAACAAAGTGACATTGAGGCATATTTGGCAAGTGTTTTTCGAGAGGGGGTCATCAAAAAAAGCACTTCAAGCAACCGTAAAATTGCAAGTTTTAGACGGTTCTATGCGTGGGCGCAAGAATCCAATCTCATTGAGCGTGACCCATGTGTGCAGCTGCTGCTCGGGAAAATGGCTGCACGCTTGCCTAAAAGCCTTTCCGAAGCTCAAATTGAAACCCTCTTGCATGCGCCCGATGATTCGTTATTGGGTTTGCGCAATCGAGCCATGCTTGAGTTGATGTACGCCAGTGGACTGCGGGTTACCGAGTTGGTGGGCATGCGCATGTTGGATGTGAGTTTGACGGATGGGGTGTTGCGCATCACAGGGAAAGGCAATAAAACACGGTTGGTGCCCTTTGGCCAAGAAGCCAATGAGCATTTAAAATCCTATTTAAATCAAGCCAGAGCCTCTTTGCTCAAAGGTAAAACATGCGATGAAGTTTTTGTGACGGCACGTGGTTCAGCGATGAGCCGTCAAATGTTTTGGCATGTAGTTAAAGACTGTGCACTGAAAGTGGGCATCCCCACATCTTTGATTTCCCCTCACACTTTGCGCCATGCATTTGCGACACATTTGCTTAACCATGGGGCTGATTTGCGTGTGGTGCAGTTGTTACTGGGGCATGTGGACATTGGCACGACGCAAATTTATACCCATGTTGCACAGGAACGGTTGAAACTTTTGCATGCTGAACACCATCCGCGCGGTTGA
- a CDS encoding methylated-DNA--[protein]-cysteine S-methyltransferase — MSLSSAQKISPDWFDAIVSAPFGGVGVRLSENKAHVSELLYLPTDGFDKLGESELSVRAHIQITAYLKNASSDFDLPLLDQGTEFQKRVWQVVSLIECGQVLSYKQVGQIIRCGSPRAVGGACGANPYPLITPCHRVVAAQSIGGFARHDNGFHVAVKQWLLAHEGIVY, encoded by the coding sequence ATGTCTTTATCCTCAGCTCAGAAAATTAGCCCCGATTGGTTTGATGCGATTGTTTCCGCACCGTTTGGTGGCGTGGGTGTGCGGCTGAGTGAAAATAAAGCGCATGTGTCTGAATTGCTGTATTTGCCCACAGATGGATTCGATAAGCTGGGTGAGTCTGAGCTGTCAGTGCGCGCGCATATCCAAATCACAGCGTATTTAAAAAATGCCTCTTCTGATTTTGATTTACCTTTGCTTGATCAAGGCACTGAGTTTCAAAAACGTGTTTGGCAAGTCGTTTCACTTATTGAATGTGGACAAGTGTTGAGCTATAAGCAGGTGGGTCAAATCATTCGTTGTGGCAGCCCGAGGGCTGTCGGTGGGGCATGTGGCGCGAATCCATACCCGCTCATTACGCCATGCCATCGGGTGGTGGCTGCTCAAAGCATTGGCGGCTTCGCACGTCATGACAATGGTTTTCATGTCGCTGTGAAACAGTGGCTGCTTGCACATGAAGGCATTGTCTACTGA
- the ispH gene encoding 4-hydroxy-3-methylbut-2-enyl diphosphate reductase, whose protein sequence is MDILLAQPRGFCAGVDRAIEIVERALAQFGAPIYVRHEIVHNKYVVDDLRTKGAVFIEELSEAPAGSTVIFSAHGVSRAVRAEAAERGLHIFDATCPLVTKVHVEVVKMREQGLEVIMIGHKGHPEVEGTMGQTDDGIYLVEVEEDAATIDVKTPEQLAYVTQTTLSVDDTRGIIAALKQRFPLIIEPKKADICYATQNRQDAVKVMAPQVDVVIVVGSPNSSNSNRLRELAEKMGVAAYMVDNAGDVDARWFHGVNMVGVTAGASAPEVLVESVLTCIKSLGASSVRVLEGVEETVSFPLPKGLKGLQSIAIRVL, encoded by the coding sequence ATGGATATTCTTTTGGCTCAACCACGTGGTTTTTGTGCGGGTGTTGATCGAGCCATTGAGATCGTTGAGCGGGCTTTGGCTCAATTTGGTGCGCCTATTTATGTGCGCCATGAAATTGTACACAACAAATATGTGGTGGATGATTTGCGCACTAAAGGGGCTGTATTCATCGAGGAGCTCAGTGAAGCGCCTGCGGGAAGCACGGTTATTTTTTCTGCACACGGCGTGTCCCGTGCAGTTCGGGCTGAAGCGGCAGAACGTGGGTTGCACATTTTTGATGCGACTTGTCCATTGGTGACCAAAGTGCATGTGGAAGTGGTCAAAATGCGTGAACAAGGACTTGAAGTCATTATGATTGGTCACAAAGGGCATCCTGAGGTGGAAGGCACGATGGGGCAAACTGACGATGGCATTTATCTTGTTGAAGTTGAAGAGGATGCCGCAACGATCGATGTGAAAACACCGGAGCAGTTGGCTTACGTGACTCAAACAACATTGTCCGTCGACGACACGCGGGGCATCATTGCTGCGTTGAAACAGCGTTTTCCTCTCATCATTGAACCTAAAAAGGCAGACATTTGTTATGCAACGCAAAATCGACAAGATGCTGTCAAAGTCATGGCGCCTCAGGTTGATGTTGTGATTGTTGTTGGCAGCCCCAACAGCTCTAATTCCAACCGCTTGCGCGAATTGGCAGAAAAAATGGGCGTTGCTGCATACATGGTTGACAATGCAGGTGATGTGGATGCCCGTTGGTTTCATGGTGTCAATATGGTTGGTGTCACTGCAGGCGCTTCAGCCCCTGAGGTTTTGGTTGAAAGTGTTTTGACTTGCATTAAATCTTTGGGAGCCAGCTCGGTTCGGGTGCTGGAAGGCGTTGAAGAAACGGTGAGTTTTCCTTTACCTAAAGGCTTGAAAGGTTTACAAAGCATTGCAATTCGAGTGTTATAA
- a CDS encoding FKBP-type peptidyl-prolyl cis-trans isomerase codes for MSMFKQVNLPVVESHSHVTLHYRLTVLDDVLSDFLNTFDGNPATVAIGQAQLAPFMEERLMGLTEGAHEVFDLTAMEAFGEYNPGLRQEVGRGLLLEGNPQADAFAKGDFVDFAMPNGYRMTGVFQGWNHERTGAWVDFNHPLAGKSLRLELKVIGVL; via the coding sequence ATGTCAATGTTTAAACAAGTTAACTTGCCTGTGGTTGAGTCACATTCTCATGTGACTTTGCACTATCGATTAACGGTGTTGGATGATGTTTTAAGTGATTTTTTAAATACTTTTGATGGGAATCCTGCGACTGTTGCGATTGGGCAGGCTCAGCTTGCCCCTTTTATGGAGGAGCGCTTGATGGGGCTGACTGAGGGCGCGCATGAGGTTTTTGATTTGACGGCCATGGAGGCTTTTGGTGAATACAATCCTGGCTTGCGCCAAGAGGTTGGTCGGGGCTTGCTGTTGGAAGGAAATCCACAGGCCGATGCTTTTGCCAAAGGGGATTTTGTTGATTTTGCCATGCCAAATGGTTATCGCATGACTGGGGTGTTCCAAGGTTGGAACCATGAAAGAACTGGTGCTTGGGTTGATTTTAATCATCCTTTGGCGGGTAAATCTTTGCGTTTAGAGCTTAAAGTCATTGGGGTGCTGTGA
- the radC gene encoding RadC family protein → MPITDWLPENRPREKLIAHGASYLTDAELLAIFLRVGIVGKSAVDLANELIQHFGSLSALFNTNLNELSKIKGMGEAKFVQLQAVLEMSRRALGDQLKQNAAFNDISSLKTFIQLQLAHKTEETLLVLFLTPTLNLISAEIIATGGLTHVSLPIRNIVQRALSINAHGLILAHNHPHGKAQPSAEDIQSTQILKAQLHPLNLHLHDHVITAEGDAAYSLVEHGLL, encoded by the coding sequence ATGCCGATCACCGACTGGCTTCCAGAAAACCGCCCGCGTGAAAAACTCATCGCTCACGGCGCCTCCTATTTAACAGATGCCGAGCTTTTAGCTATTTTTCTACGTGTAGGCATTGTTGGGAAAAGTGCGGTTGACCTTGCCAATGAGCTGATTCAACATTTTGGATCATTATCCGCCCTGTTCAATACCAACTTGAACGAATTATCAAAAATAAAAGGCATGGGCGAAGCCAAATTTGTACAACTACAAGCTGTATTGGAAATGAGTCGGCGCGCACTGGGCGATCAATTGAAACAAAATGCGGCGTTCAATGACATCTCATCACTTAAAACATTTATTCAATTACAACTGGCACATAAAACAGAGGAAACACTCCTTGTTTTATTTCTCACCCCAACACTCAACTTAATTTCAGCCGAAATCATCGCCACAGGCGGGCTCACCCATGTCAGCTTACCCATCCGAAACATCGTTCAACGAGCGCTATCAATCAACGCCCACGGTCTAATCTTGGCGCACAACCACCCTCATGGCAAAGCTCAGCCATCAGCCGAAGACATTCAAAGCACACAAATCCTTAAAGCTCAACTCCATCCCCTGAACCTCCACCTACACGACCACGTGATCACAGCGGAAGGAGATGCTGCTTATAGCCTTGTCGAGCACGGCTTGCTGTAG